A single region of the Changchengzhania lutea genome encodes:
- a CDS encoding serine hydrolase domain-containing protein: MRLLILNLILFSCAHTTLSSQTINDTILNKIKEKARETHSDAVIIIKGETMVYEDYFGKEEKPIYIASAGKSLVSLAIGKLIDNKQLDSLDQPIYTLFPEWKQGQKREVTIRMLLNHTSGLQNNPNPMIELEPAPDFQINNVIKLALTAELSSIPGDKFNYNNKAVALLGGIVEKASGKRFDHFFIEEFYKPMDIANYNWIQDKEGNPTTHGAFVIKPSDFIKFGQLILNEGLYNGKRLISESWIEESFKQGQEFDVRFGLLWWRLPEYEQRIIDEDIWDSWKKANVNKDFLKQIKPLKHKLYNNKYDYFKDLKDLFGDRWNSVLNKQLPHSVMSSKRIYGKRIVAYYADGYRGNYLVIIPEKNIVAIRCADPDGFDAQTDSFTDFVSLISELSN; encoded by the coding sequence ATGCGTTTACTTATTTTAAATTTAATCTTATTTTCCTGTGCCCATACGACCCTCAGTTCTCAAACTATTAACGATACTATCTTAAATAAAATTAAAGAGAAGGCTAGAGAAACTCATTCTGATGCGGTCATCATAATTAAGGGTGAAACAATGGTATACGAAGACTATTTCGGAAAGGAAGAAAAGCCTATTTATATTGCGTCTGCTGGTAAATCATTAGTGAGTCTTGCCATTGGAAAATTGATAGACAACAAACAGTTAGATTCGTTAGATCAGCCAATTTACACACTTTTCCCGGAGTGGAAGCAAGGCCAAAAACGTGAGGTGACCATACGGATGCTTTTAAATCACACCTCTGGTCTACAAAATAATCCGAATCCTATGATTGAATTAGAACCTGCACCCGATTTTCAGATTAATAATGTGATTAAATTAGCACTCACGGCAGAACTATCGAGTATTCCAGGCGATAAATTCAACTATAATAATAAAGCTGTAGCATTATTAGGCGGTATTGTTGAAAAGGCTTCTGGAAAGCGTTTTGATCATTTTTTTATTGAAGAGTTTTACAAACCTATGGATATTGCCAATTATAATTGGATACAGGATAAAGAAGGAAACCCTACAACCCATGGTGCATTTGTAATTAAACCATCAGATTTCATAAAGTTCGGTCAATTAATCTTAAATGAAGGCCTATATAATGGAAAAAGATTGATTAGTGAGTCTTGGATTGAGGAATCCTTTAAACAAGGGCAAGAATTTGATGTTAGATTTGGGCTACTTTGGTGGCGTTTACCAGAATATGAACAACGAATTATTGATGAAGATATATGGGATTCATGGAAAAAGGCCAATGTGAATAAGGACTTTTTAAAACAGATAAAACCACTAAAACATAAACTCTATAATAACAAGTATGACTACTTTAAAGATTTAAAAGACCTATTTGGAGACCGTTGGAATAGTGTACTCAATAAACAATTACCGCATTCTGTCATGTCTAGCAAAAGAATTTATGGAAAAAGAATTGTCGCATATTATGCCGACGGTTATAGAGGAAACTATCTAGTTATAATTCCAGAGAAAAATATTGTCGCTATTAGATGTGCAGATCCTGATGGCTTTGATGCGCAAACAGATTCGTTTACAGATTTTGTAAGCTTAATTTCAGAATTATCAAACTGA
- a CDS encoding helix-turn-helix domain-containing protein, with the protein MNVLSFDWSSLLLFSGIINAFISVVILVFNKNNYKIRPLIWIILILASVSLILFERIIRFSDLEASYPEFLFISSPLFFFSLPLIYVFQKRLNKRLNHEYLHFIIPFLLFILLLPTITMSNSDKLDMYYTTGIHDPIWIILLYLIFAIFYSIKTLIENKRHKHYLLNEYASNAIELQLFSNKLVLLSSLLFIIIPIALSIQYFNFETEIFDKILFILFSLIPHFILIAILTLRTVDYSNTSQAGDKNDVDIKVQGLEVFKSDLTTFMVENKPFSSQELNLQTLANSIGWSRSKLSMIINKGFGKNFYDLINEYRLELVLERLHNGDHDDFSLDYIVSECGFKNYISFYRYFKQMKKTSPKEYIKHLKKS; encoded by the coding sequence ATGAATGTGTTGTCTTTTGATTGGTCTTCCTTACTACTATTTAGTGGTATTATTAATGCCTTTATTTCAGTTGTAATATTAGTTTTCAATAAAAACAATTACAAAATAAGACCATTAATTTGGATCATTTTAATTTTAGCATCTGTAAGCTTAATTTTATTTGAACGAATTATAAGGTTTTCAGATTTGGAAGCATCATATCCTGAGTTTCTATTTATTTCAAGTCCTTTATTTTTCTTTAGTCTTCCATTGATTTATGTGTTTCAGAAACGATTAAATAAAAGACTAAACCATGAGTATTTACATTTTATAATTCCTTTTTTGCTATTTATTTTATTGTTGCCAACGATAACTATGAGCAATAGTGATAAATTGGATATGTATTATACAACAGGAATACATGACCCTATTTGGATTATACTGCTGTATTTAATATTTGCCATATTTTATAGTATTAAAACACTCATTGAAAATAAAAGGCATAAGCACTATTTGTTAAATGAATACGCAAGCAATGCTATTGAACTACAGTTGTTTTCGAATAAATTGGTGTTGTTATCAAGTCTGCTATTTATCATTATTCCTATAGCGCTATCAATTCAGTATTTTAATTTTGAAACTGAGATTTTTGACAAAATTCTCTTCATACTTTTTTCTTTAATCCCACATTTTATTCTTATCGCTATACTTACGCTCAGGACTGTTGATTATTCAAACACATCACAAGCGGGTGACAAAAATGACGTTGACATTAAGGTTCAAGGTTTAGAAGTCTTTAAATCTGACTTGACAACTTTTATGGTTGAAAATAAACCTTTTTCAAGTCAAGAGTTAAATTTACAGACTTTGGCAAATTCAATAGGTTGGAGTCGGTCTAAGCTTTCCATGATTATAAACAAAGGATTTGGCAAAAACTTCTATGACCTTATTAATGAATATCGTCTTGAGCTGGTATTGGAAAGGTTGCACAATGGTGACCATGACGACTTTTCATTAGATTATATAGTGAGTGAATGTGGGTTTAAAAATTACATTTCTTTCTACAGGTATTTTAAACAAATGAAGAAGACCTCTCCAAAAGAGTATATAAAGCATTTAAAAAAATCATAA
- a CDS encoding DEAD/DEAH box helicase, giving the protein MANTIKNQQDILTKLNIHALNPMQEEAVSVIEATTNTIILSPTGTGKTLAFSLPLLKVLKPESKEIQALILVPSRELAIQIEQVIRSMGSGFKVNAVYGGRPMSKDKIEIKHNPAILIGTPGRILDHFDSDRFSKASIKILILDEFDKSLEDGFEEEMKGIISQLPSINKRILTSATQGVAIPGFVRLDKPTIVNYLKEKKGSKLAIKTVVSPNKNKLKTLLDLVQHIGNEPGIIFCNLRDSIDEVSNFLKRNKISHTCFSGGMEQKDRERALIKFRNGTSQVLVATDLAARGIDIPEMKYIIHYELPRHEEEFIHRNGRTARVNAKGTAYVLKWENELLPEFIKDVRGINISKKAPHKPQFWETLFISGGRKDKISKGDIAGLFFKQGAINKDQLGTIELKPDCAFVAVPLSLADELVSKLNNVRLKKKKVRVYSI; this is encoded by the coding sequence ATGGCAAATACAATTAAAAATCAACAGGATATTTTAACAAAACTAAATATCCATGCCTTGAACCCGATGCAGGAGGAAGCTGTTTCCGTCATTGAAGCAACAACAAATACCATCATTTTATCTCCTACAGGAACGGGGAAAACATTAGCCTTTTCATTACCACTTTTAAAAGTGTTAAAGCCGGAGTCTAAAGAAATTCAAGCATTAATCCTGGTACCATCAAGGGAACTGGCCATTCAAATTGAGCAAGTGATTCGCTCTATGGGTTCTGGTTTTAAAGTAAATGCGGTTTATGGTGGGCGGCCGATGTCTAAGGACAAAATTGAAATCAAACATAATCCTGCTATTTTAATAGGAACACCTGGTAGAATTTTAGATCATTTTGATAGCGACAGGTTTTCTAAAGCAAGTATAAAAATACTGATATTAGATGAATTTGATAAGTCATTGGAAGACGGTTTTGAGGAAGAAATGAAAGGCATTATAAGTCAATTACCGAGTATTAACAAACGCATTTTAACCTCGGCGACGCAAGGGGTTGCTATTCCAGGTTTTGTGCGATTGGATAAGCCCACCATAGTCAACTATTTAAAAGAAAAAAAAGGATCTAAACTAGCCATTAAAACGGTGGTTTCTCCTAATAAAAACAAACTAAAAACCTTGTTGGATTTGGTTCAACATATTGGTAATGAACCCGGAATTATTTTCTGTAATTTAAGAGACAGCATAGATGAGGTCAGTAACTTCTTAAAGCGAAATAAAATTAGCCATACTTGTTTTTCTGGTGGCATGGAGCAAAAAGATCGGGAACGGGCGCTGATTAAATTTAGAAATGGGACCTCCCAAGTATTGGTTGCTACAGATTTAGCAGCGAGAGGTATCGATATTCCAGAAATGAAATATATTATTCATTACGAATTGCCACGGCATGAAGAAGAATTTATTCATAGAAATGGACGAACGGCAAGAGTGAACGCCAAAGGAACAGCCTATGTCTTAAAGTGGGAAAACGAGCTACTGCCCGAATTTATTAAAGATGTTAGAGGTATAAATATTTCTAAGAAAGCACCTCATAAACCACAATTCTGGGAAACCTTGTTTATTTCTGGTGGACGAAAAGATAAAATCTCCAAAGGTGACATAGCAGGATTATTTTTTAAGCAAGGTGCTATTAATAAAGACCAATTAGGGACCATAGAGCTAAAGCCAGATTGCGCCTTTGTTGCAGTTCCACTATCGCTTGCAGATGAATTGGTGTCAAAATTGAACAATGTACGGTTGAAGAAGAAAAAGGTTCGGGTATATAGTATCTAA
- a CDS encoding DEAD/DEAH box helicase has protein sequence MSKQFSDLGINKQLQKSLVDLQISIPTDIQEKTIPIVLNQKEDLVVLAKTGSGKTAAFGLPLLQLIDEESSDIQTLILAPTRELGQQIYNNLVSFSADSPKISMASLCGGSLIKPQIEYLKSATHVVVATPGRLVDLIKRDAIHLKNLNYLVLDEADEMVSTLKEEVDTIIKHIPKSRRTLLFTATMPGTIKQLVQNYMSKHVVHIEADMATVGHQGIDHQYVVVEPIEKLEVLLHFLSSKAGERGIIFCKTKAAVNKLAKKLAINKFSSGAIHGSLTQGIRDRIMEQFREGYIDILVATDLAARGIDVKEVSYVVNYHLPDTYDTYVHRSGRTARAGAKGLSLTVLQKEEVPDITGFENELGIVFNELKKADAQSIEENNGLLWAKKIFKTKPNRDVSEDFKAKIKTIFHHLTKEELVDKILANYLAQSGTDGPKSEASNKK, from the coding sequence ATGTCAAAACAGTTTTCAGATTTAGGGATTAATAAACAATTGCAAAAAAGTTTAGTCGACTTACAAATCTCTATCCCAACGGATATACAAGAAAAAACGATTCCGATTGTTCTAAATCAAAAAGAAGACCTTGTGGTTTTGGCAAAAACCGGAAGCGGTAAAACAGCTGCTTTTGGATTACCCTTGCTACAACTGATTGATGAAGAAAGCAGCGATATACAGACGCTCATATTAGCACCTACCAGAGAATTAGGACAACAGATTTATAATAATTTAGTGTCGTTTTCTGCGGATAGCCCAAAAATATCGATGGCATCCTTATGTGGCGGTAGTCTCATCAAACCTCAAATTGAATATTTAAAAAGTGCAACGCATGTGGTTGTAGCCACTCCCGGTCGTTTGGTAGATTTAATTAAACGCGATGCTATTCATCTTAAAAACTTAAACTATTTAGTACTGGATGAAGCTGATGAAATGGTGAGCACTTTAAAAGAAGAGGTCGACACGATTATAAAACACATTCCTAAATCTAGAAGAACTTTATTGTTTACAGCTACCATGCCGGGAACCATAAAACAATTGGTTCAAAATTACATGTCGAAACATGTTGTGCATATTGAAGCAGACATGGCAACGGTTGGCCATCAAGGTATTGACCATCAATATGTGGTTGTAGAACCCATCGAAAAGTTAGAAGTCCTCCTTCATTTTTTAAGTTCTAAAGCAGGTGAGCGCGGTATTATATTTTGCAAAACTAAAGCTGCCGTTAATAAATTGGCAAAAAAATTAGCCATTAATAAATTCTCATCTGGAGCCATTCACGGGAGTTTAACGCAAGGCATTCGCGATCGTATTATGGAGCAATTCCGTGAAGGTTATATCGATATTTTGGTTGCTACCGATTTAGCAGCACGTGGCATTGATGTCAAAGAAGTGTCCTATGTAGTCAATTATCATTTACCAGACACCTATGACACCTATGTGCACAGAAGTGGACGAACGGCTAGGGCAGGGGCAAAAGGACTTTCCTTAACCGTTTTGCAAAAAGAAGAAGTGCCCGATATTACAGGTTTTGAAAATGAATTGGGTATTGTTTTTAATGAATTGAAAAAAGCAGATGCACAAAGTATTGAAGAAAATAATGGCTTATTATGGGCTAAAAAAATTTTCAAGACCAAACCTAATCGTGACGTTTCCGAAGATTTTAAAGCCAAGATAAAAACCATTTTTCATCATTTAACAAAAGAGGAACTCGTAGATAAAATATTAGCAAATTACTTAGCACAATCGGGTACCGATGGTCCAAAGTCTGAGGCGTCTAATAAGAAATAA
- a CDS encoding peptidase associated/transthyretin-like domain-containing protein, which yields MKNLITYVCFFCFLCVNNVLISQESAEVSETIPENYKKRSPIYDYSEQQLNNTDTIPDFSSKSQKLKITGTIYESDGVTPAKNVMLFIHQTDEDGNFELKRQNKKRYVHHRGWIKTNADGRYTFYTFVPGKSIYGNELTQILPIIKAPNKPEQKIETFLFDDDPSLTASCREKIIRTNPNRILKLDKKEGLYVAQRDIVLGKENAEY from the coding sequence ATGAAAAATCTAATTACCTACGTTTGTTTCTTCTGTTTTCTATGTGTTAATAATGTATTAATATCCCAAGAATCGGCAGAAGTTTCGGAAACCATTCCAGAAAACTATAAAAAGCGAAGTCCTATATATGATTATAGCGAACAGCAATTGAACAACACAGACACCATCCCTGATTTCTCTTCAAAATCACAAAAACTTAAAATTACAGGAACCATTTATGAAAGTGATGGTGTAACGCCTGCAAAGAATGTTATGCTTTTTATTCATCAAACTGATGAGGATGGTAATTTTGAATTGAAAAGACAAAATAAAAAACGCTACGTACACCACAGAGGTTGGATAAAAACGAATGCCGACGGACGCTATACGTTTTATACGTTTGTCCCAGGAAAGAGTATATACGGCAATGAACTGACACAAATACTCCCCATTATTAAGGCCCCGAACAAGCCAGAACAAAAAATTGAGACCTTTCTTTTTGATGACGATCCTTCGTTAACCGCATCATGTCGGGAAAAAATTATTAGAACCAATCCGAATAGAATCCTTAAATTGGATAAAAAAGAAGGCTTGTATGTCGCACAAAGAGATATTGTTTTAGGCAAGGAAAACGCAGAGTATTAA
- a CDS encoding KTSC domain-containing protein, whose product MKRINEYKKLFSIDKDIDLKNLKKTYRNLVKEWHPDKFQEGDVLFQEAELNSRKIIDGYHFLISIAPETIAANLEHYTETITNSGVLDFQHKGLLLEITFADGTIYEYFGVTKQVYIKMINSNKINRFAKRSIYPNYTYRKVKKNLQVA is encoded by the coding sequence ATGAAGCGTATAAATGAATATAAGAAACTGTTTAGTATAGATAAGGATATCGACCTTAAAAATCTAAAAAAAACATACCGCAATTTGGTTAAAGAATGGCATCCTGATAAGTTTCAAGAAGGTGACGTTTTATTTCAAGAAGCTGAACTTAATAGCCGTAAGATTATAGATGGCTACCATTTTCTTATAAGTATAGCTCCAGAAACCATCGCAGCAAACTTAGAACATTATACCGAAACCATTACGAATTCTGGTGTTTTGGATTTTCAGCATAAGGGCTTACTGCTTGAGATTACCTTTGCAGACGGAACGATATACGAATACTTTGGCGTAACTAAACAAGTTTACATTAAAATGATTAATTCAAACAAAATCAACCGTTTTGCTAAACGTAGCATTTACCCCAACTATACCTATAGGAAAGTAAAAAAGAATCTTCAAGTCGCTTAA
- a CDS encoding Crp/Fnr family transcriptional regulator: MQQIKDYLDQIATISDFDWDFFISKMQRQFIPKKTIFLKLNEVENHISFIESGTVRLFIPKEDPDKEITFGFSFENQFISAYDSFLTRKPSAYQLQALTDTTLLSITYDDLQEVYTTTLMGNLVGRLTAERLFLIKSSREQNLLNLSAEERYVKLFKERPELLKVIPLKYISSYIGVTAQALSRIRKRV, translated from the coding sequence GTGCAGCAGATAAAAGATTACTTAGACCAAATTGCAACCATCTCAGATTTTGATTGGGATTTTTTTATTTCAAAAATGCAACGTCAATTTATTCCTAAGAAAACAATCTTTTTAAAACTAAATGAGGTTGAAAATCATATTTCCTTTATAGAATCTGGCACCGTACGTTTATTTATACCCAAGGAAGACCCAGATAAAGAAATTACTTTTGGTTTCAGTTTTGAAAATCAATTCATAAGCGCTTACGATTCTTTTTTAACACGTAAACCATCTGCGTATCAACTACAGGCTTTAACGGATACGACCTTACTGAGTATAACGTATGACGATTTACAAGAGGTTTATACCACGACACTAATGGGAAACCTAGTCGGTAGGTTGACTGCGGAGCGACTATTTTTAATCAAATCGAGTCGTGAGCAAAACTTATTGAATCTCAGTGCAGAGGAACGTTACGTAAAGCTATTTAAAGAACGTCCTGAATTATTAAAGGTCATTCCGCTAAAGTACATAAGTTCTTATATTGGCGTTACGGCACAGGCATTGAGCAGAATTAGAAAGCGGGTTTAA
- a CDS encoding acyl-CoA desaturase, translating to MTIVILVLVLWYGGLFFQSFFLHRYAAHQVFTMSKTMERLTFIFTWLFQGPSYLSAYGYGIMHRMHHAYTDTEKDPHSPSYDDNLFAMMWKTKTIYQDINQQRVAVDDRFTKNVPQWSGFDAFASSRLSRLLWVSLYILFFIYFVSSWWQWLLLPVTFLMAPIHGVIINWFGHIYGYVNYQMKNTSKNLFRFDFLMMGEGYHNNHHKHASRANFGVRWYEIDITYLIILTLNSIGIIRLKPISIKK from the coding sequence ATGACTATAGTTATTCTAGTTCTAGTCCTTTGGTATGGCGGATTATTTTTTCAATCCTTCTTTTTACATCGGTATGCGGCGCATCAGGTTTTTACCATGTCTAAAACTATGGAACGTCTCACGTTTATCTTTACGTGGCTTTTTCAGGGTCCTAGTTACTTAAGTGCGTATGGTTATGGTATTATGCATAGAATGCACCATGCTTATACAGATACTGAAAAGGATCCTCACTCCCCTTCTTATGACGATAATTTATTCGCTATGATGTGGAAAACAAAAACAATATATCAAGATATCAATCAACAACGTGTTGCGGTTGATGATCGTTTTACAAAAAATGTTCCGCAGTGGTCTGGATTTGATGCGTTTGCAAGCTCAAGATTGTCAAGATTATTGTGGGTGTCTTTATACATCCTATTTTTTATATACTTTGTGTCTTCTTGGTGGCAATGGCTATTGTTGCCTGTAACATTCTTAATGGCGCCCATTCACGGGGTCATCATTAATTGGTTTGGGCATATTTATGGTTATGTGAATTATCAGATGAAAAATACAAGTAAAAATTTATTCCGATTTGATTTTCTAATGATGGGTGAAGGCTATCATAACAACCATCATAAACATGCCAGTCGTGCGAATTTTGGTGTAAGATGGTATGAGATCGATATCACTTATCTGATTATTTTAACCTTAAACAGCATAGGCATTATCCGTTTGAAACCTATTTCAATAAAAAAATAA
- a CDS encoding nitroreductase family protein: MELLNKLKWRYATKAMNGKVVPQGKVDNIIEAARLAPTSSGLQPFEIIVVTNKDIKEKIRKVAWNQSVVTECSHLLVFAAWDTYTEERINYMFDLTNEIRGFKNEGWENYRQQLLNSYPQKDAEENFQHASKQAYIAFSQALAAAAFEKVDATPMEGFTPDAVDDILGLREKGLRSAVLLPIGYRDASDDWLVDLPKVRKSTDDLITLVD, encoded by the coding sequence ATGGAATTATTAAATAAATTAAAATGGCGTTATGCTACCAAAGCCATGAATGGTAAAGTTGTACCACAAGGCAAAGTGGATAATATTATAGAAGCAGCTCGACTTGCACCAACTTCAAGTGGCTTGCAACCCTTTGAAATTATTGTTGTAACAAATAAGGACATTAAGGAAAAAATTAGAAAAGTAGCCTGGAATCAATCCGTTGTTACAGAATGCTCACATTTATTGGTATTTGCGGCATGGGATACTTATACCGAAGAGCGTATTAATTATATGTTCGATTTAACCAATGAAATTCGCGGGTTTAAAAATGAAGGTTGGGAAAATTACAGACAACAGCTTTTAAATTCATATCCACAAAAAGATGCTGAAGAGAATTTTCAACATGCTTCAAAACAAGCATATATAGCCTTTTCACAAGCGCTTGCTGCTGCAGCTTTTGAGAAAGTGGATGCTACACCAATGGAAGGTTTCACCCCAGATGCTGTTGACGATATTTTAGGACTTAGAGAAAAAGGACTGCGCAGTGCCGTTTTACTTCCGATTGGATATAGAGATGCCTCCGACGATTGGTTGGTTGATTTGCCCAAAGTTAGAAAATCCACTGATGATTTAATTACCCTAGTCGATTAA
- a CDS encoding type 1 glutamine amidotransferase domain-containing protein — protein sequence MKLAKTLALLLTIISISSCNNKSEKQSSETVLEDTINKKTKKEMKVLFVLTSHDKLGDTGEKTGFWVEEFANPYYTLTDKGVTITLATPKGGKAPIDPRSTTEDATTEATERYNKDADAQKKINNTMVLAEVNPKDYDAVFYPGGHGPLWDLANDAYSITLIETFNKQNKPIAFVCHAPAALKGVKKEDGSPLVKGKKVTGFTNSEEKAVGLTDVVPFLVEDMLKENGGIYSKGDDWAVYTLQDGNLITGQNPASSEMVAEKLLAMLK from the coding sequence ATGAAACTAGCTAAGACGCTAGCCTTATTATTAACGATAATAAGTATTTCCAGTTGCAATAACAAGAGTGAAAAACAATCTTCTGAAACCGTTTTAGAAGACACTATTAATAAAAAAACAAAAAAAGAAATGAAGGTATTATTTGTATTGACGTCTCACGATAAATTAGGCGATACAGGAGAAAAAACAGGGTTTTGGGTTGAAGAATTTGCAAACCCATATTACACACTAACAGACAAAGGGGTTACCATAACCTTGGCGACACCAAAAGGAGGAAAAGCACCAATAGATCCAAGAAGCACTACAGAAGATGCTACTACTGAAGCAACAGAGCGTTATAATAAGGATGCTGATGCACAAAAAAAAATTAACAATACTATGGTTTTAGCTGAAGTTAATCCGAAAGATTATGATGCCGTATTCTATCCAGGTGGTCATGGGCCATTGTGGGATTTAGCGAACGATGCCTATTCGATTACACTAATCGAAACATTTAACAAACAGAATAAGCCTATTGCTTTTGTTTGTCATGCTCCAGCAGCTTTAAAAGGTGTAAAAAAAGAAGATGGTTCGCCTTTAGTAAAAGGTAAAAAAGTAACTGGATTTACAAATTCTGAAGAAAAAGCAGTTGGACTAACAGATGTTGTACCCTTTTTAGTTGAAGATATGTTGAAAGAAAACGGTGGCATCTACTCTAAAGGTGATGATTGGGCCGTGTACACATTGCAAGACGGTAATTTAATTACAGGTCAAAATCCGGCTTCGTCTGAGATGGTTGCTGAAAAATTATTGGCCATGCTTAAATAA
- a CDS encoding DUF4251 domain-containing protein, protein MKKILITLIVFGIVSCGSSFRSTKKTSEALDAMVSNKRFKIVSTSAQPQVTNAMQQLGNTGIFGPGNTAGNISLIGNANFLTMTKDSVMAYLPYYGERQFGGGYSNKTGIEFAGIPKGLQITKGQKSDYAISFKIDDKNSRSENYQIYIKLFPNLTSTIDINSTQRFNIRYSGTVDSLTVEK, encoded by the coding sequence ATGAAAAAAATTCTAATTACTTTGATAGTCTTTGGTATTGTTTCTTGTGGTTCTAGTTTTAGAAGTACCAAAAAAACAAGTGAAGCGCTTGATGCTATGGTTAGTAATAAGCGTTTTAAAATAGTATCAACATCTGCCCAACCGCAAGTTACCAACGCCATGCAACAGCTGGGGAACACCGGGATATTTGGTCCTGGAAATACAGCAGGAAACATCAGTCTTATTGGTAATGCTAATTTCTTGACCATGACCAAGGATAGCGTTATGGCATATTTACCATATTATGGTGAACGACAATTTGGAGGTGGCTACAGCAATAAAACAGGTATAGAGTTCGCTGGCATACCAAAAGGCCTGCAAATTACTAAAGGGCAAAAATCTGATTATGCTATTAGCTTTAAGATCGATGATAAAAACTCAAGATCAGAAAACTATCAAATTTATATTAAATTATTTCCCAATTTAACGAGTACCATTGATATTAACAGTACACAACGTTTTAACATTCGATACAGTGGTACAGTTGATTCTCTTACTGTCGAAAAATAG